The proteins below are encoded in one region of Deltaproteobacteria bacterium:
- a CDS encoding TetR/AcrR family transcriptional regulator: MRQTKQKTQAVANAQAGRLHSFDPRRLQSQPRQPHSGKRDPDRTREAILQAAFDEIHRHGFQAASIDAILGRTGVTKGALYYHFPTKTQLGYAVIEEVIRQRILQRWSHVLGEAEDPIAYLIEKLRHEAQHHWSLEALQVGCPVNNLANEMSPLDEGFRQRIEQVFQDWREIIAWMIEQGRHSGHVRTDVDAAQVATFFVAAVEGTISMAKNAQDPKLLQGNFTMLQTHLTALRPTPSELRTMRSPGRMKRLSTPV, encoded by the coding sequence ATGAGACAAACGAAACAGAAGACTCAAGCAGTGGCGAATGCGCAGGCAGGGCGGTTGCATTCGTTCGACCCCAGGCGGCTGCAATCGCAGCCACGCCAGCCTCATAGTGGCAAAAGAGATCCTGATCGCACCCGTGAGGCGATTCTCCAGGCAGCGTTTGATGAAATCCATCGCCACGGGTTTCAGGCCGCGAGCATCGATGCCATTCTTGGCCGTACAGGTGTGACAAAAGGAGCGCTCTATTATCACTTTCCCACCAAGACGCAGCTTGGCTATGCAGTGATCGAGGAAGTGATCCGGCAGCGAATTCTTCAGCGCTGGAGCCATGTGCTTGGGGAAGCAGAAGATCCGATTGCGTATTTGATCGAAAAGCTTCGGCATGAGGCTCAGCACCACTGGTCGCTGGAGGCTCTTCAGGTCGGCTGTCCGGTGAATAACTTGGCGAATGAAATGTCTCCGCTCGATGAGGGATTCCGTCAGCGGATTGAGCAGGTATTCCAAGATTGGAGAGAGATCATTGCGTGGATGATTGAACAGGGGCGACACAGCGGCCATGTTCGCACCGATGTTGACGCCGCGCAGGTTGCCACCTTCTTCGTAGCGGCAGTTGAAGGAACGATCAGTATGGCGAAGAACGCGCAAGATCCAAAACTATTGCAGGGAAACTTCACGATGCTGCAGACGCATTTGACTGCTCTGCGTCCCACACCGAGCGAATTGCGAACCATGCGCTCCCCGGGGCGAATGAAACGCCTGAGTACACCAGTCTAA
- a CDS encoding selenoprotein B glycine/betaine/sarcosine/D-proline reductase, translating into MSDRLIGDAAVRAQVSGVPVYEFEQTPFTQPPSLSQARVAIVTTAGLRTDGSARWLPGDQSFTVLDGKNRDLWLAHFSPNFDRTGFALDLNVVYPIDRLHELAERGAIGSVASTHLSFMGAQLDHTLATIRLDTGPAAAQLLRNDGVDVVLLTPV; encoded by the coding sequence ATGAGCGATCGACTCATCGGAGACGCTGCGGTTCGCGCACAGGTCAGCGGAGTTCCAGTCTATGAATTTGAGCAAACACCTTTTACCCAGCCGCCGTCGCTTTCTCAGGCGCGCGTGGCGATTGTCACCACGGCTGGACTCCGGACCGATGGGAGCGCGCGCTGGCTCCCTGGAGATCAAAGTTTCACAGTACTCGATGGTAAAAATCGCGATCTGTGGCTTGCGCATTTTAGTCCGAACTTTGACCGGACTGGATTTGCGCTTGATTTGAATGTTGTGTATCCGATCGACCGGCTGCATGAACTCGCCGAGCGTGGCGCTATCGGTTCGGTCGCGTCTACGCATCTCTCGTTCATGGGTGCCCAACTCGATCATACGTTGGCGACAATCCGGCTCGATACGGGTCCTGCCGCCGCGCAGCTACTGCGCAACGATGGCGTTGACGTAGTTCTGCTCACCCCTGTTTGA